The following proteins are encoded in a genomic region of Shinella zoogloeoides:
- the argS gene encoding arginine--tRNA ligase, which translates to MNLFTDFDSRIKTVLEGLEIVREKRSELDFGRISVEPPRDQSHGDVATNAAMVLAKPLGLNPRALADLIVAELKNDPEVADVSVAGPGFINVRLSVPYWQKLLAAVIAAGTDYGRGSLGAGRKVNVEYVSANPTGPMHVGHCRGAVVGDALANLLGFAGYDVTKEYYINDAGSQIDVLARSAFLRYREALGEAIGEIPSGLYPGDYLVPVGEALAAEHGTSLRAMPEHQWMPIVKEKTIAMMMAMIREDLAALNVHHDVFFSERSLHAGNGAPIRTAINDLTFKGHVYKGVLPPPKGQLPEDWEDREQTLFRSTEVGDDIDRPLIKSDGSYTYFAADVAYFKDKFDRGFEEMIYVLGADHGGYVKRLEAVARAVSEGKAKLTVLLCQLVKLYRNGEPVKMSKRSGDFVTLRDVVEEVGRDSVRFMMLYRKNSEPLDFDFAKVTEQSKDNPVFYVQYAHARCMSVFRQAAEAFPGLDIASLDLAGAIAGNISDSSELQLLAKLAEYPRVVEGAALAQEPHRIAFYLYDLASAFHAHWNKGKEQPELRFVNDKNRELSIARLGLVHAVASVLKSGLSITGTAAPDEMR; encoded by the coding sequence ATGAACCTTTTTACTGATTTCGACAGCAGAATCAAAACCGTGCTCGAAGGTCTCGAGATCGTGCGCGAAAAGCGATCCGAGCTCGATTTCGGTCGAATCAGCGTCGAGCCGCCGCGCGACCAGAGCCATGGCGATGTCGCGACCAATGCGGCGATGGTTCTTGCCAAGCCGCTCGGCCTCAATCCGCGGGCGCTGGCCGACCTCATCGTCGCCGAGCTGAAGAACGATCCCGAGGTCGCCGATGTCAGCGTGGCGGGCCCGGGCTTCATCAACGTCCGCCTTTCCGTTCCCTACTGGCAGAAGCTGCTTGCCGCTGTGATCGCGGCCGGCACGGATTACGGCCGCGGTTCGCTCGGCGCCGGCCGCAAGGTCAATGTCGAATATGTCTCGGCCAATCCCACGGGGCCGATGCATGTCGGCCATTGCCGTGGCGCGGTGGTGGGCGATGCGCTTGCCAACCTGCTCGGCTTTGCCGGCTATGACGTCACCAAGGAATATTACATCAACGACGCCGGTTCGCAGATCGACGTGCTGGCGCGCTCGGCCTTCCTGCGGTACCGCGAGGCGCTGGGCGAGGCGATCGGCGAAATTCCGTCGGGCCTCTATCCGGGCGATTATCTGGTTCCCGTCGGTGAGGCGCTAGCTGCCGAGCACGGTACGTCGCTGCGCGCCATGCCCGAGCATCAGTGGATGCCGATCGTCAAGGAAAAGACCATCGCGATGATGATGGCGATGATCCGTGAGGACCTCGCAGCCCTCAACGTGCATCACGATGTCTTCTTCTCGGAGCGTTCGCTGCATGCCGGAAACGGCGCGCCGATCCGCACCGCCATCAACGACCTGACCTTCAAGGGCCATGTCTACAAGGGCGTGCTGCCGCCGCCGAAGGGACAGCTTCCGGAAGACTGGGAAGACCGCGAGCAGACGCTCTTCCGCTCGACGGAAGTGGGTGACGATATCGACCGCCCGCTGATCAAGTCGGATGGTTCCTATACTTACTTCGCCGCCGACGTTGCCTACTTCAAGGACAAGTTCGACCGCGGCTTCGAAGAGATGATCTACGTGCTCGGCGCCGACCATGGCGGTTACGTCAAGCGTCTGGAGGCCGTCGCTCGCGCCGTCTCCGAAGGTAAGGCCAAGCTGACCGTGCTGCTGTGCCAGCTCGTCAAGCTCTACCGTAACGGCGAGCCCGTGAAGATGTCGAAGCGTTCGGGCGATTTCGTCACGCTGCGTGACGTGGTCGAGGAAGTCGGCCGCGATTCGGTGCGCTTCATGATGCTCTACCGCAAGAACAGCGAGCCGCTCGACTTCGACTTCGCCAAGGTGACGGAGCAGTCCAAGGACAATCCGGTCTTCTATGTGCAGTATGCCCATGCTCGTTGCATGTCGGTGTTCCGGCAGGCCGCCGAAGCCTTCCCGGGCCTCGATATAGCCTCGCTCGATCTGGCCGGCGCGATCGCCGGAAACATCTCGGATTCCAGTGAGTTGCAGCTTCTCGCCAAGCTGGCGGAATATCCCCGCGTGGTCGAAGGCGCAGCACTCGCGCAGGAGCCTCATCGCATCGCGTTTTATCTCTATGATCTTGCCAGCGCGTTCCATGCGCACTGGAACAAAGGTAAGGAACAGCCGGAATTACGGTTTGTTAACGATAAAAATAGAGAATTGAGTATCGCCAGACTTGGGCTGGTGCACGCTGTCGCGTCTGTTCTTAAGTCGGGCCTGTCCATTACAGGCACCGCAGCACCGGATGAAATGCGATAA
- a CDS encoding SPOR domain-containing protein has protein sequence MSELARLVNFEPHPVQGVSKTFPDAAQAAPRHENPVLALEDELLRAFEQYDAPTPVADPVPAAQPLARHVEPVFEEPAPAMEDRASFIDEVPSRDFAVSEPYHREPAFDRPVEPSFAEEPYAVEQPAEPEPQFAEDPALSLADELETYVHEVPTVEAEATTHTAHAFADRFEPRFEEPARQEPAYHEPAYHEPAAEPQFSEFSPVEGRQPEFLGLQPLTAEEGSAGLDLERELELSIGDGFADDLPNEPETAFVEPPPVAAEAIAAHVEPGFDSRMPVDPVVEQAEPFHAEPAAYAGEEPHFVAEMPFETREDRARAAAAAEAQWQVDDVEPVFQAPAYQVESVATSGNYDGDALLAEIERFPMPEARSPLSAETAAAGAAVIAAAAARSNSPANISAIFGRATPTVHRDPVAETVATPFVEPVKAPVQAVETPVFEARREPAAVPTPVASEPELDFENMEFDLSDIDLDISDFSLDEEPVKPVAKPAEVKVEVARPAPVETPVRREPVVAVPVSTFTKPQPVTAELSDGTLPFDPSMIAETDEGVSPVTELDVPQLPVVEKEKPPVFQPDYDFDIDAEMAQLFNEPAKTHAEENKASVAAATAQPATQINDVDDFERALEEDFRRSLNQPERMAIPVDPGQATALYSGDGYDEETARPRRGMLIAASIAGLLLVGGGAVYAWSALTGGSVGGSGEPRVILADKDPIKVVPEERGGKTVPNQDKAVYDRVAGDTTSRPQQEQLVTSTEEPVDVVQRTLTPEALPMDGPEDGTDTAAADDENRLLPGVDEPETANAETGNKPLVSPRKVKTMIVKPDGTLVAREDTVADTDLDAKATATTGSASGEAAASANATLDGNASLRAEQAASDSKPRSALAEVANAQVDDTAPVRTVKTTTVGATDTNATAGNTPLPETRPVDQPVNVVGTVTENGNVSGTQTASATQTQQAAVEQTQVAPGSYVIQIASLPSEAEAQKTYKSLSSKFGSVIGGRGMDIKKAEIPNKGTFYRLRIPAGSREDANALCSRYKSAGGSCLVTR, from the coding sequence TTGAGCGAGCTTGCCCGCCTCGTCAACTTCGAGCCGCATCCTGTGCAGGGTGTCAGCAAAACCTTCCCCGACGCCGCCCAGGCGGCGCCGCGGCATGAAAATCCCGTCCTCGCCCTTGAGGACGAGCTTCTGCGCGCCTTCGAGCAATATGACGCGCCGACGCCCGTCGCCGATCCCGTTCCCGCCGCCCAGCCGCTGGCGCGCCATGTCGAGCCCGTGTTCGAAGAGCCGGCCCCCGCCATGGAAGACCGCGCCTCGTTCATCGACGAGGTGCCGAGCCGGGACTTCGCCGTCAGCGAGCCCTATCATCGCGAACCGGCCTTCGACAGACCCGTCGAGCCGTCCTTCGCGGAAGAGCCCTATGCCGTCGAGCAGCCCGCCGAGCCGGAACCGCAGTTCGCCGAAGATCCGGCACTGTCTCTCGCCGATGAGCTGGAGACCTATGTCCACGAGGTTCCGACCGTCGAGGCCGAGGCGACGACCCATACCGCCCACGCCTTCGCCGACCGCTTCGAGCCGCGCTTCGAAGAGCCGGCCCGCCAGGAGCCTGCCTATCATGAGCCGGCCTACCACGAGCCGGCCGCCGAACCGCAGTTTTCCGAATTCTCTCCCGTCGAGGGTCGCCAGCCGGAATTCCTCGGCCTGCAGCCGCTGACGGCGGAGGAGGGCTCTGCCGGGCTCGATCTGGAGCGTGAGCTGGAACTGTCGATCGGCGACGGCTTTGCCGATGATCTCCCGAACGAGCCGGAGACCGCTTTCGTCGAGCCCCCGCCGGTCGCCGCGGAGGCGATCGCCGCCCATGTCGAGCCCGGCTTCGACAGCCGGATGCCGGTCGATCCCGTGGTCGAGCAGGCCGAGCCGTTCCATGCCGAGCCGGCGGCCTATGCCGGCGAGGAGCCGCATTTCGTCGCCGAAATGCCGTTCGAGACGCGTGAGGACCGCGCCCGCGCGGCGGCTGCGGCCGAGGCGCAATGGCAGGTCGATGACGTCGAGCCGGTTTTCCAGGCGCCCGCCTATCAGGTGGAATCCGTGGCGACATCCGGCAATTACGATGGTGACGCGCTGCTCGCCGAAATCGAGCGTTTCCCCATGCCGGAAGCCCGCTCGCCGCTGTCCGCGGAAACGGCCGCGGCCGGCGCCGCCGTTATCGCCGCTGCCGCCGCGCGCAGCAACTCGCCGGCGAATATTTCGGCCATTTTCGGCCGCGCCACGCCGACCGTGCATCGCGATCCCGTCGCCGAGACGGTGGCGACACCCTTCGTCGAGCCTGTGAAGGCCCCGGTCCAGGCTGTCGAGACGCCCGTCTTCGAGGCACGCCGTGAGCCGGCCGCCGTCCCGACGCCGGTTGCCTCCGAGCCCGAACTCGATTTCGAGAACATGGAATTCGACCTCTCGGATATCGATCTCGATATCTCCGATTTTTCGCTGGACGAGGAGCCGGTGAAGCCGGTGGCCAAGCCCGCCGAAGTGAAGGTAGAGGTTGCAAGGCCGGCACCGGTCGAGACGCCCGTCCGGCGCGAGCCCGTCGTCGCGGTGCCCGTCTCCACCTTCACCAAGCCGCAGCCGGTGACCGCCGAGCTGAGCGACGGCACGCTGCCCTTCGATCCGTCGATGATCGCCGAGACCGACGAGGGCGTTTCCCCCGTCACCGAGCTCGACGTGCCGCAGCTTCCCGTCGTGGAGAAGGAAAAGCCGCCGGTCTTCCAGCCGGACTACGATTTCGACATCGACGCGGAAATGGCGCAGCTCTTCAACGAGCCGGCCAAGACCCATGCTGAAGAGAACAAGGCGAGCGTCGCCGCCGCGACGGCCCAGCCGGCGACGCAGATCAACGACGTCGACGATTTCGAGCGCGCGCTGGAGGAAGACTTCCGCCGCTCGCTCAACCAGCCGGAGCGCATGGCGATCCCGGTCGATCCCGGCCAGGCGACGGCGCTCTATTCCGGCGACGGCTATGACGAGGAGACCGCCCGTCCGCGCCGCGGCATGCTGATCGCCGCCTCCATCGCCGGCCTTCTTCTGGTCGGCGGCGGCGCCGTCTACGCCTGGTCGGCCCTCACGGGCGGATCGGTCGGCGGCTCGGGCGAGCCGCGCGTCATCCTTGCCGACAAAGACCCGATCAAGGTCGTGCCCGAGGAAAGGGGCGGCAAGACCGTTCCCAACCAGGACAAGGCCGTCTACGACCGCGTTGCCGGCGATACGACGAGCCGGCCGCAGCAGGAACAGCTCGTCACCTCGACGGAAGAGCCGGTCGACGTCGTCCAGCGCACGCTGACGCCGGAAGCCCTGCCGATGGACGGCCCGGAGGACGGCACCGACACGGCGGCGGCCGATGATGAGAACCGCCTGCTGCCGGGCGTCGACGAGCCGGAAACGGCGAACGCCGAGACCGGCAACAAGCCGCTCGTCTCGCCGCGCAAGGTCAAGACCATGATCGTCAAGCCGGACGGCACGCTTGTCGCTCGCGAGGATACGGTCGCCGACACGGACCTCGACGCCAAGGCGACGGCCACCACCGGCAGCGCCTCGGGCGAGGCCGCCGCATCGGCCAATGCGACGCTCGACGGAAACGCCTCGCTGCGCGCCGAGCAGGCCGCATCCGACTCCAAGCCACGCTCGGCGCTTGCCGAAGTCGCCAATGCACAGGTCGACGACACGGCGCCGGTGCGCACGGTCAAGACGACCACGGTCGGCGCGACGGACACGAACGCGACGGCCGGCAACACGCCGCTCCCCGAAACGCGCCCGGTCGACCAGCCGGTCAATGTCGTCGGCACCGTCACCGAGAACGGCAACGTCTCCGGTACGCAGACCGCTTCGGCGACGCAGACCCAGCAGGCGGCCGTCGAACAGACCCAGGTCGCACCCGGCAGCTACGTCATCCAGATCGCTTCGCTTCCCTCCGAGGCCGAGGCACAGAAGACCTACAAGTCGCTGTCCTCGAAATTCGGCAGCGTTATCGGCGGCCGTGGCATGGACATCAAGAAGGCGGAGATCCCCAACAAGGGTACCTTCTACCGCCTCCGCATTCCGGCCGGCTCGCGCGAAGACGCGAACGCCCTCTGCAGCCGCTACAAGAGCGCGGGCGGCAGCTGCCTCGTCACCCGCTGA
- the nagZ gene encoding beta-N-acetylhexosaminidase yields the protein MSESKSFISGCKGLSLTADEKAFFRNERPWGFILFGRNIGEPAQVADLTAEMRESIGGGADIPVLIDQEGGRVQRIKPPHVQQYPNAAALGAIYRADEARGLRAAWLMSRLHAFDLLRLGINVDCLPVLDVTVPGVHDVIGNRAYGQEPEIVSAMGKAAAEGLKAGGLLPIMKHMPGHGRTMVDSHHDLPVVHAGCKELEACDFVPFQRMKDELMAMSAHIVFTAIDGDNPATTSAKVVEEIIRGHIGFDGLLMSDDVSMNALRGDIAERSRGIIAAGLDMVLHCHGIMDEMVAVTENVPALAGDSLRRANAVRAGFPMPDGADEQALREEFNAMIAVA from the coding sequence ATGAGCGAATCGAAATCCTTCATTTCGGGCTGCAAGGGCCTGAGCCTCACCGCCGACGAAAAGGCCTTCTTCCGCAACGAGCGCCCCTGGGGCTTCATCCTCTTCGGCCGCAATATCGGCGAGCCGGCGCAGGTGGCGGACCTGACGGCCGAGATGCGCGAGAGCATCGGCGGCGGAGCCGACATCCCGGTGCTCATCGACCAGGAGGGCGGGCGCGTCCAGCGCATCAAGCCGCCGCACGTCCAGCAATATCCGAATGCCGCCGCACTCGGCGCCATCTACCGGGCCGACGAGGCGCGGGGCCTGCGCGCCGCCTGGCTGATGTCGCGTCTGCACGCCTTCGATCTCCTGCGCCTTGGCATCAATGTCGATTGCCTGCCGGTGCTCGACGTCACCGTGCCGGGCGTGCACGACGTCATCGGCAACCGCGCCTACGGGCAGGAGCCGGAGATCGTCTCGGCGATGGGCAAGGCGGCGGCGGAAGGCCTCAAGGCCGGCGGCCTGCTGCCGATCATGAAGCACATGCCGGGCCACGGCCGCACCATGGTCGATTCGCACCACGACCTGCCGGTCGTCCATGCGGGCTGCAAGGAACTGGAGGCCTGCGACTTCGTGCCCTTCCAGCGCATGAAGGACGAGCTGATGGCGATGTCGGCCCATATCGTCTTTACCGCCATCGATGGCGACAATCCGGCGACCACTTCGGCAAAGGTGGTGGAGGAGATCATCCGCGGCCATATCGGCTTCGACGGCCTCCTGATGTCCGACGACGTCTCGATGAACGCCCTTCGCGGCGATATTGCCGAAAGAAGCAGGGGAATCATCGCCGCCGGCCTCGACATGGTGTTGCATTGCCATGGCATCATGGACGAAATGGTTGCGGTGACCGAAAACGTTCCCGCCCTTGCCGGTGACAGCCTGCGGCGGGCGAATGCGGTACGCGCAGGCTTCCCGATGCCCGACGGGGCGGACGAACAGGCGCTGCGCGAGGAATTCAACGCCATGATCGCGGTCGCCTGA